From Antennarius striatus isolate MH-2024 chromosome 14, ASM4005453v1, whole genome shotgun sequence, the proteins below share one genomic window:
- the LOC137607503 gene encoding tissue alpha-L-fucosidase-like produces the protein MALQTRSLCFLPLVALVPLLLLGPGCAARYAADWTSLDSRPLPPWFDEAKVGIFVHWGVFSVPSIGQYSEWFWYWWKTKQSAEDVLFMTENYPPDFEYADFAPQFHAEFFDPESWAELFQASGARYVVFTCKHHEGFTNWPSVNSWNWNSMDVGPHQDLVGNLATAIRKRSLRLGLYHSLYEWFHPLYLSDKKSGFQSQEFVARKTLPELVDLVMKYKPDLLWSDGDWEAPDTYWNSTQFLAWLYNDSPVKDKVVTNDRWGKDCACKHGGYYNCADRYTPDKPPKCKWEKCQSIDLRSWGYRRDMKLSELMDLPAIIEDLAYVVAMGGNYLLNIGPMSDGIIAPVFEERLRGLGAWLKINGEAIYASKPWRVITENGTVTIWYTTKGNAVYAIMIGWPSVPLLQLSKPSTTEDTKVVLMDSPDVLLKWTPLTALSGLEIVLPTMPVSPGNAWCLKLEGVF, from the exons ATGGCACTCCAGACACGATCTTTATGTTTTCTACCTCTTGTTGCTCTGGTTCCCCTCCTCTTGCTGGGGCCCGGGTGCGCAGCGCGCTACGCGGCGGACTGGACCAGTCTGGATTCCAGACCCTTACCCCCGTGGTTCGATGAGGCGAAGGTCGGCATCTTCGTCCACTGGGGTGTCTTCTCGGTACCCAGCATTGGGCAGTACAGTGAGTGGTTCTGGTACTGGTGGAAGACTAAACAGTCAGCAGAGGACGTTTTGTTCATGACAGAAAACTACCCACCAGACTTTGAGTACGCGGATTTTGCGCCCCAGTTTCACGCAGAATTCTTCGACCCAGAGAGCTGGGCAGAATTATTCCAAGCGTCTGGAGCCAG GTATGTGGTGTTCACATGCAAACACCATGAAGGATTTACAAACTGGCCCTCAGTAAACTCTTGGAACTGGAACTCGATGGATGTAGGCCCCCATCAAGACCTGGTTGGAAATCTTGCTACTGCTATCAGGAAGAG GTCACTGCGCTTGGGTCTGTACCACTCTCTATATGAATGGTTCCATCCCCTTTACTTGTCGGACAAGAAGTCTGGATTCCAGTCTCAGGAATTTGTTGCCCGTAAAACCCTTCCTGAGCTTGTGGATCTTGTGATGAAATACAAACCTGATCTGTTATGGTCTGATGGGGACTGGGAAGCACCGGATACCTACTGGAACTCCACCCAGTTTCTGGCCTGGCTCTACAATGACAGCCCAGTTAAG GATAAGGTGGTTACTAACGACAGGTGGGGTAAAGACTGCGCCTGCAAACATGGTGGCTACTATAACTGTGCTGACAGGTACACGCCAGATAAACCCCCCAAATGCAAATGGGAGAAATGCCAGTCCATTGATTTGCGTTCCTGGGGCTACCGAAGAGACATGAAGCTCAGTGAACTCATGGACCTGCCAGCCATCATAGAG GATTTAGCATACGTGGTGGCAATGGGTGGTAACTACCTGTTAAACATTGGACCAATGTCAGACGGCATAATTGCCCCGGTGTTTGAGGAGAGATTGAGGGGACTTGGCGCCTGGTTGAAAATTAATGGGGAAGCCATTTATGCTTCCAAACCATGGAGGGTCATAACAGAGAACGGAACTGTCACTATCTG GTACACCACCAAAGGCAATGCAGTTTATGCCATAATGATTGGCTGGCCATCTGTGCCACTGCTTCAGCTCTCAAAACCTTCTACAACTGAGGATACAAAG GTTGTACTCATGGACTCTCCAGATGTACTACTGAAGTGGACACCACTGACAGCACTATCAGGACTGGAGATCGTTCTTCCTACTATGCCAGTATCTCCTGGGAATGCCTGGTGTCTGAAACTGGAGGGAGTTTTCTAA
- the LOC137607290 gene encoding tissue alpha-L-fucosidase-like, protein MLGVILLALVAQSEANYTPDWTSLDSRPLPSWYDESKFGIFVHWGVFSVPAYGSEWFWFNWKGRQPPNPSLVKFMSENYPPGFSYPEFAPEFHAELFDPSEWAEMFSASGAKYVVLTAKHHEGFTNWGSPNSWNWNSVDTGPHRDLVGDLGEAVRNRSLHYGLYNSLYEWFNPLYLTDKKNGFKTQEFVRHKLLPELYNMVVRYKPEVIWSDGDWEAPDTYWNSTQFLAWLYNNSPVKDTVVTNDRWGVGCGCKHGGFFNCQDKYTPSQLPNHKWEKCTTVDMDSWGYRRNIRIKDVMDLPSIIKDLVYTVALGGNYLLNVGPTSDGTIPVLFEERLRGVGAWLKINGEAIYGSKPWRVQSENNTMTVWYTSKGKTVYAVMTAKPLKPMIQLMAPIPFPSTEVTLLGTSELLHWNQVGPGGGLNVILPELPFSPVQIWTLKLKGVQ, encoded by the exons ATGCTAGGTGTAATCCTACTGGCTTTAGTCGCCCAGTCGGAGGCTAACTACACTCCAGATTGGACGAGTTTGGACAGCAGACCGCTGCCGTCATGGTACGACGAGTCCAAATTCGGAATTTTTGTCCACTGGGGAGTGTTTTCTGTTCCTGCTTATGGTAGTGAGTGGTTCTGGTTTAACTGGAAGGGGAGACAACCCCCGAACCCGAGTTTAGTGAAGTTCATGTCCGAGAACTACCCGCCGGGCTTCAGCTACCCGGAGTTCGCCCCGGAGTTCCACGCAGAGCTCTTCGATCCCAGCGAGTGGGCAGAGATGTTCAGCGCTTCTGGTGCAAA ATATGTTGTACTGACTGCCAAACACCATGAAGGGTTTACCAACTGGGGATCTCCAAACTCTTGGAACTGGAATTCAGTTGATACTGGTCCTCACAGGGACTTGGTGGGAGACCTGGGAGAGGCTGTGCGCAACAG GTCGTTGCACTATGGCCTCTACAACTCCCTTTATGAGTGGTTCAACCCTCTATATTTGACTGACAAGAAGAATGGCTTCAAAACACAGGAGTTTGTGAGACATAAACTACTCCCAGAGCTTTATAACATGGTTGTAAG GTACAAACCTGAGGTGATCTGGTCAGATGGGGATTGGGAGGCACCTGACACCTACTGGAACTCCACTCAGTTCCTGGCCTGGCTCTACAATAACAGCCCTGTCAAA GATACCGTTGTGACCAATGACAGATGGGGAGTTGGCTGTGGATGTAAACATGGTGGCTTCTTTAATTGTCAAGATAAATATACTCCAAGCCAGCTGCCCAATCACAAGTGGGAAAAGTGCACAACTGTGGACATGGATTCTTGGGGTTACCGTCGAAACATACGCATCAAAGATGTGATGGATTTACCCTCCATCATTAAG GATCTGGTCTACACTGTTGCCTTGGGAGGTAACTACCTTCTTAATGTGGGTCCCACGTCTGATGGGACGATCCCTGTTCTGTTTGAGGAAAGGCTCAGAGGTGTCGGAGCTTGGCTCAAGATCAATGGGGAAGCAATCTACGGCTCAAAGCCCTGGAGGGTCCAGAGTGAGAATAACACTATGACTGTCTG GTATACATCCAAAGGAAAAACTGTCTATGCTGTCATGACGGCTAAACCACTCAAGCCCATGATTCAACTAATGGCACCAATACCGTTCCCAAGCACTGAG GTGACCTTGCTGGGAACTTCAGAGCTGTTACACTGGAACCAAGTTGGACCTGGTGGTGGTCTCAATGTCATTCTGCCTGAGCTGCCTTTTTCTCCTGTGCAAATCTGGACACTCAAACTGAAAGGTGTCCAATGA
- the zbtb8b gene encoding zinc finger and BTB domain-containing protein 8B, whose amino-acid sequence MEVPCYLPKLLFELNEQRKRDFFCDCSILVEGRVFKAHRNVLFAGSGYFRALLVHYLQDSGQRYSTASLDIVTADAFSIILDFLYSGRLALNRSNVIEVMSAGSYLQMTDLVNFCKGYIRSSLEICNKEKERSTAENSKIQDGGMGPADSGTSVATISSDTEAASLEPHSQVAEADRGSSCTETVALARTPSSTAVTTTPGTNRDMNSNFHSRETFESHNEGQKAHVDPTNLSSSSSSALTPELVNPKIEYDPDEELLESPDTKELTLYAGSSLHNPSHNRLLLPSSSPSNERSPLGYSSSFNARQLMEMLARSEGPSPLGERVGQRFNQGLGSSTGDGRMDESLGFAGSSIMEIQSDWLGEDTGDGLVVPVKLHKCPFCPYTAKQKGIMKRHIRCHTGERPFPCPLCGKRFTRQEHLRSHAHSVHRHFWPVSCKSCRRSFTGSSVSPGLRRFGICDSCNCVTTTHDDSVSVHPVSQAESMERSDGGTDWSSFMDDVDEVEVGRVEDLVEKQMLERQLSVCNNVDHTL is encoded by the exons ATGGAAGTTCCCTGCTACCTGCCAAAACTCTTGTTTGAACTAAATGAGCAGCGTAAACGGGATTTCTTCTGCGACTGCAGCATCCTTGTTGAGGGCCGTGTTTTCAAAGCACATCGGAACGTGTTGTTTGCGGGTAGCGGCTATTTCCGAGCTCTTCTCGTTCACTATCTGCAG GATAGTGGACAGCGCTACAGCACAGCATCACTGGACATTGTGACAGCTGACGCCTTCTCGATTATCCTGGACTTCCTGTATTCTGGTCGCTTGGCCCTGAACAGAAGCAATGTCATTGAGGTGATGTCGGCAGGCAGCTACCTGCAGATGACTGATCTGGTAAACTTCTGTAAGGGATACATCCGTTCATCTTTGGAAATATGCAacaaggagaaggagagaagcACAGCAGAGAATAGCAAGATccaggatggagggatgggtcCTGCAGACAGCGGCACTTCTGTTGCGACTATCTCCAGTGATACAGAGGCTGCATCCCTGGAACCTCATTCGCAGGTTGCAGAAGCAGATAGAGGGTCATCGTGCACAGAGACCGTGGCCTTGGCTAGAACTCCCTCGTCTACTGCTGTCACCACGACTCCAGGCACCAACAGGGACATGAACAGCAATTTTCATTCCAGAGAAACATTTGAATCTCACAATGAAGGACAGAAGGCACACGTGGATCCAACCAACCtttcatcatcgtcgtcatctgCTTTGACACCAGAATTAGTCAACCCCAAGATAGAGTATGACCCAGATGAAGAACTTCTGGAATCCCCTGATACTAAAGAGCTGACCTTGTATGCTGGGTCCTCTCTCCACAACCCTTCTCATAACAGACTACTTCTTCCGAGTTCTTCCCCCTCTAATGAACGCTCTCCGTTGGGGTACAGCTCTTCTTTTAATGCCAGGCAGCTGATGGAGATGTTGGCTAGAAGTGAAGGCCCCAGTCCACTGGGGGAGAGAGTGGGGCAGCGCTTTAATCAAGGACTAGGTAGCAGCACAGGAGATGGTCGAATGGATGAAAGTTTAGGATTTGCAGGATCCTCTATTATGGAAATCCAGTCTGATTGGCTTGGAGAGGATACAG GTGATGGCTTGGTAGTGCCGGTGAAACTCCACAAGTGCCCATTTTGCCCGTACACTGCCAAGCAGAAAGGAATCATGAAGAGACACATCCGTTGCCACACAGGAGAGCGGCCGTTTCCCTGTCCGCTGTGTGGGAAGAGGTTCACAAGACAGGAGCACCTTCGGAGCCACGCCCACAGC GTTCATAGGCACTTCTGGCCAGTTTCATGTAAGAGCTGCAGACGGTCCTTCACTGGATCCAGTGTTTCACCAGGACTCAGACGCTTCGGGATCTGTGACAGCTGCAACTGTGTGACCACCACTCACGATGACTCCGTTTCTGTTCACCCGGTCAGCCAAGCAGAGTCCATGGAGCGTTCAGATGGAGGTACAGACTGGTCCAGCTTTATGGATGATGTAGATGAGGTGGAGGTTGGTAGAGTGGAGGACTTGGTTGAGAAACAGATGCTTGAAAGGCAGCTTTCTGTCTGCAATAATGTAGATCACACACTATGA